A window of the Candidatus Saccharibacteria bacterium oral taxon 488 genome harbors these coding sequences:
- a CDS encoding aminoacyl-tRNA hydrolase, with amino-acid sequence MKVILALGNPGDKYTYTRHNAGFLVVDQLAAEQGAQFSNKPKFFADIAELRNFTIDSATSAKSPVTIPREKILLVKPTTYYNDVGISARAILDFYKLALDDLLIIHDDTDLDFGKIRVRKGGRDAGSNGLKSLHAHIGSDFWHIRIGTDNLLRRQVSTDRFVMMNFNSDELTILKNWAIPTVQTMIHDFLSDQISAISVKL; translated from the coding sequence ATGAAAGTCATTCTGGCCCTCGGCAATCCTGGCGACAAGTACACCTACACCCGGCACAACGCTGGCTTTCTAGTAGTTGACCAGCTGGCAGCGGAGCAGGGTGCACAATTTAGCAATAAGCCCAAATTCTTTGCGGATATTGCCGAGCTACGTAATTTTACCATTGATTCAGCCACTAGTGCAAAATCACCTGTCACTATACCGCGAGAAAAAATTCTCCTCGTCAAACCGACCACGTACTACAATGACGTCGGTATTTCCGCGCGGGCGATTTTAGATTTTTATAAACTGGCACTGGATGATTTACTAATTATTCACGATGACACTGACCTTGATTTTGGCAAAATCCGTGTCCGAAAAGGCGGCCGCGACGCTGGCAGCAACGGCTTAAAATCGCTTCATGCTCACATTGGTTCTGACTTTTGGCATATTCGTATCGGTACAGACAATCTACTGCGGCGGCAAGTCTCAACCGACCGTTTTGTTATGATGAATTTTAATAGCGATGAATTAACTATTTTGAAAAATTGGGCCATCCCAACGGTGCAAACAATGATTCATGACTTTTTATCCGATCAAATTTCAGCCATAAGCGTCAAATTATAA
- a CDS encoding permease, whose product MPSLQTIYQRAGAWFKNHSDAIRWTIVGLFGIVVMQYGLQIDLWLIAHPPHTWVETLAPLAQDFLTLTCSVIVEATPFLIIGIIVSALIRRFLPPDRLLKILPKHTLIRRILLSLVGIALPVCECGNVPVARSLLAHGLKPADVISFLLAAPILNPITIIATMTAFSFEPRMVWWRIGFGFLIVQLTALIVSFIHPRHVLQPSFAASCTDRHPTTFRHILADSRNEFWQLTTMLVLGAMIAAATQVFVPRSIINAVGGDIILSVIAMIGLGFVVSICSSVDAFFALAYARIFTNGSVLAFLLTGPMIDIKLILLMRSTFRPRFILLVMLIIFSLSLAAGIGVNLYAR is encoded by the coding sequence ATGCCGTCACTACAGACAATATATCAGCGCGCTGGCGCCTGGTTCAAAAACCACAGCGACGCGATCCGATGGACTATCGTCGGCTTGTTTGGCATCGTTGTGATGCAGTATGGTTTACAAATTGACCTCTGGCTAATCGCCCATCCACCGCACACGTGGGTCGAGACGTTGGCGCCATTGGCACAGGATTTTCTGACACTAACCTGCAGCGTCATCGTTGAAGCCACACCGTTTCTCATCATCGGCATCATTGTTTCCGCTCTCATCCGCCGCTTCCTACCGCCAGATCGATTGCTTAAAATCCTCCCCAAGCACACGCTCATTCGCCGCATTCTCCTCTCGCTCGTTGGCATCGCGCTGCCAGTCTGCGAGTGCGGCAATGTGCCAGTCGCCCGCAGCCTCCTAGCGCACGGTCTCAAACCCGCCGACGTCATCAGCTTTCTCTTAGCCGCGCCGATCCTCAATCCGATTACCATCATCGCCACCATGACCGCCTTTAGCTTTGAACCGCGCATGGTCTGGTGGCGCATCGGCTTTGGCTTTCTAATCGTCCAGCTGACCGCTCTGATCGTCAGCTTTATTCACCCGAGGCACGTCCTCCAGCCGTCATTTGCTGCCTCTTGCACCGACCGTCATCCAACGACTTTTCGCCACATCCTCGCTGATTCTCGCAACGAATTTTGGCAGCTCACCACCATGCTCGTCCTCGGCGCCATGATCGCTGCCGCCACCCAAGTCTTCGTCCCGCGCTCCATCATCAACGCCGTCGGCGGCGACATCATCCTGTCGGTCATCGCCATGATCGGCCTCGGCTTTGTCGTCTCTATCTGCTCCAGCGTCGATGCGTTTTTTGCGTTGGCTTATGCCCGTATCTTCACCAACGGCTCCGTCCTCGCCTTTCTGCTGACTGGCCCGATGATCGACATCAAGCTGATTCTCCTCATGAGAAGCACCTTCCGTCCGCGATTTATCCTGCTAGTTATGCTCATTATTTTCAGCCTGTCACTGGCGGCAGGAATCGGAGTCAATCTATATGCGCGCTAA
- a CDS encoding DUF475 domain-containing protein, which yields MRHWLHSHHPFRIFWFSALLTLALGGLIFTQLGLNGLWLFTILVVLEVTFSFDNAVINSKVLAGMSQVWQKVFLTVGIFVAVFVVRFVLPIIIVMVASGHGFMEVVDLALNKPAEYGHILHETSPMIDAFGGAFLIMIGLSYFIDYNKRVHWMRHVEPWMAKAGRFENFKVCLMLSVAAVLYFTVEPPHRALVLISSVLGIILHIGLELFGSFFHEDDAKSVKVKVGWAAFASLLYLEVLDASFSFDGVIGAFAITSSVLLIVAGLGAGAIWVRSLTVYLLRTGMLGKYKYLENGAHWAIMALGMMMIAKLFHLELPEWATGGLGLLFVSLAVGSSILEARAINLQEAAAAKLHSAERRLKQSAAKIVPRRRR from the coding sequence ATGAGACATTGGCTCCACTCACATCACCCATTTCGGATTTTTTGGTTTTCGGCGCTGTTGACGCTAGCGTTGGGCGGGTTGATTTTCACCCAGCTGGGTTTGAATGGCTTGTGGTTGTTCACGATTCTGGTGGTGCTGGAGGTTACGTTTAGCTTTGACAACGCGGTGATCAACAGCAAGGTGCTAGCCGGCATGAGCCAGGTTTGGCAAAAGGTATTCTTGACAGTTGGGATTTTCGTGGCGGTGTTCGTGGTGCGGTTCGTGCTGCCGATTATCATCGTGATGGTGGCGAGCGGTCATGGCTTTATGGAAGTGGTCGATTTGGCGCTAAATAAGCCGGCGGAATACGGTCATATTTTGCATGAAACCTCGCCGATGATCGATGCTTTTGGCGGCGCGTTTCTGATTATGATTGGCCTCAGTTATTTCATTGATTATAACAAGCGCGTGCATTGGATGCGCCATGTCGAGCCGTGGATGGCTAAGGCCGGGCGGTTTGAGAATTTCAAGGTGTGTCTGATGCTTAGCGTAGCAGCGGTGCTATACTTTACGGTTGAGCCGCCGCATCGGGCGCTGGTGCTGATCTCGTCGGTGTTGGGGATTATACTGCACATCGGGCTGGAATTGTTCGGCTCATTCTTCCACGAGGATGATGCTAAGTCAGTTAAGGTCAAGGTCGGCTGGGCAGCGTTCGCTAGCCTGCTCTATCTGGAAGTGTTGGACGCTAGTTTTAGCTTCGATGGCGTCATCGGTGCCTTTGCCATCACTAGTAGCGTGCTGCTGATCGTGGCGGGTTTGGGTGCTGGAGCGATTTGGGTGCGGTCGCTGACGGTGTATTTGCTGCGGACGGGCATGCTTGGTAAATATAAATACCTAGAAAATGGCGCGCACTGGGCGATCATGGCGCTGGGTATGATGATGATCGCTAAGTTGTTTCACCTGGAGCTGCCGGAGTGGGCGACGGGCGGTTTGGGGTTGCTGTTTGTGAGCTTGGCAGTTGGTAGTAGTATACTGGAGGCGCGAGCGATTAATTTACAAGAAGCAGCCGCGGCAAAATTACATAGCGCTGAGCGGCGGTTAAAACAGAGCGCGGCGAAAATTGTGCCGCGGAGGCGACGGTAG